The following are encoded together in the Streptomyces tendae genome:
- a CDS encoding alpha/beta fold hydrolase — protein sequence MINRRTFTKAAGLGSGVAAVSLAGFPASAKASTGHRSGTGGPAPTVPTVTPGTHTSFDRIKHVRAGVLNVGYAEAGPAHGPVVICLHGWPYDIHSFVDVAPLLAAQGYRVIVPFLRGHGTTRFLSARTFRNAQQSAIALDIIALMDALKIDQALLAGFDWGTRTADIIAALWPERVKGLVSVSGYIITNVEAQKQPIPPKAEYAWWYQYYFATERGRLAMENKTNRHDLCRLVWDTVSPTWDFDDATFERTAAAFENPDYAAIVIHNYRWRLGLADGEARYERYERQLATRPVIEVPTITLDAERDPFTAPGNGASYRDRFTGKYAHRTLTGIGHNLPQEAPTAFAQAVVDVDHL from the coding sequence ATGATCAACAGGCGTACCTTCACCAAGGCCGCCGGCCTCGGCAGCGGCGTGGCCGCGGTCTCACTCGCCGGGTTCCCGGCCAGTGCGAAGGCCTCGACCGGCCACCGGAGCGGTACCGGTGGGCCTGCGCCGACAGTGCCCACCGTGACTCCCGGAACGCACACCTCGTTCGACCGGATCAAGCACGTCAGGGCGGGAGTCCTCAACGTCGGCTACGCCGAGGCCGGGCCGGCGCACGGCCCCGTAGTGATCTGCCTGCACGGCTGGCCCTACGACATTCACAGCTTCGTCGACGTCGCCCCACTGCTGGCGGCACAGGGGTATCGGGTCATCGTGCCCTTCCTGCGCGGCCATGGCACGACCCGCTTCCTGTCCGCTCGCACCTTCCGCAACGCGCAGCAGTCGGCCATCGCCTTGGACATCATCGCCCTGATGGACGCTCTCAAGATCGATCAGGCGCTGCTCGCCGGTTTCGACTGGGGCACGCGCACGGCCGACATCATCGCCGCCCTGTGGCCGGAGCGGGTCAAGGGACTTGTGTCGGTGAGCGGTTACATCATCACCAACGTCGAGGCCCAGAAGCAGCCCATCCCGCCCAAGGCGGAGTACGCCTGGTGGTACCAGTACTACTTCGCGACGGAGCGGGGCCGCCTCGCCATGGAGAACAAGACGAACCGCCACGACCTGTGCCGTCTGGTCTGGGACACCGTCTCGCCCACGTGGGACTTCGACGACGCCACATTCGAGCGCACCGCCGCCGCGTTCGAGAACCCCGACTATGCGGCGATCGTGATCCACAACTACCGCTGGCGGCTCGGTCTCGCCGACGGAGAGGCTCGCTACGAGCGCTACGAGCGACAGCTCGCCACCCGCCCCGTCATCGAAGTGCCCACCATCACCCTCGACGCCGAGCGCGATCCGTTCACCGCCCCCGGTAACGGTGCCTCGTATCGCGACCGGTTCACCGGCAAGTACGCCCACCGAACGCTGACCGGTATCGGGCACAACCTGCCGCAGGAGGCTCCCACGGCCTTCGCGCAGGCGGTCGTCGACGTCGACCACCTGTGA
- a CDS encoding epoxide hydrolase family protein, with translation MNTTEGTGQYYAGRRRFLGMAAGAVAATQISLGGQAHAVPGGGLDGDAASTPKPVPGVRPFRIKVPQRDINELRRRVKATRWPDRETVGDRSQGAQLARLRPLVEYWGNGYDWRKIEARLNALPQFITEIDGLDIQFAHIRSPHANALPLLMTHGWPGSIVELLKVIGPLTNPTAHGGRAEDAFHLVLPTLPGYGFSEKPATTGWNPARVAGAFHELMLRLGYERYVSQGGDWGAIISELLAVQRPEGLLGIHINMPGTVPQDVLRHLRNFDPAPRSLSDREKVAYDRLLHFYRDGFGYAAMMNQSAQTIGYALADSPVAMAAYYYDKFAEWTDSGGKPEKVLTYDEMLDAISLYWFTNTGASSSRLYWEGAQAGGGPFDAFDIPTLPVAVTVFPGEIYRAPRSWGEKAFGNLVHWNEVDKGGHFAAWEQPELLSREIRTAFRSLR, from the coding sequence ATGAACACTACCGAAGGTACCGGCCAGTACTACGCCGGCCGGCGTCGCTTCCTCGGAATGGCGGCAGGCGCCGTGGCCGCTACGCAGATCAGTCTGGGCGGTCAGGCCCACGCGGTGCCGGGAGGCGGGCTCGACGGTGATGCGGCGAGCACGCCGAAGCCGGTCCCCGGGGTCCGTCCCTTCCGGATCAAGGTTCCGCAGCGAGACATCAACGAACTACGGCGCCGGGTGAAGGCGACCCGCTGGCCCGACAGGGAGACGGTCGGCGATCGATCCCAGGGCGCTCAACTGGCCCGGCTGCGCCCGCTCGTCGAGTACTGGGGCAACGGTTACGACTGGCGCAAGATCGAGGCCAGGCTGAATGCCCTGCCGCAGTTCATCACCGAGATCGACGGGCTGGACATCCAGTTCGCCCACATCCGTTCACCGCACGCGAACGCTCTTCCGCTGCTGATGACGCACGGCTGGCCCGGCTCGATCGTCGAACTGTTGAAGGTCATCGGTCCGCTGACCAATCCGACGGCCCACGGGGGGCGGGCCGAGGACGCCTTCCACCTCGTCCTTCCGACGCTGCCCGGCTACGGTTTCTCGGAGAAGCCGGCGACGACAGGGTGGAACCCGGCCCGGGTGGCGGGTGCGTTCCATGAGCTCATGCTCCGTCTGGGCTACGAGCGGTACGTCTCCCAGGGAGGCGACTGGGGTGCCATCATCTCGGAACTGCTGGCGGTCCAGCGCCCGGAAGGACTCCTGGGCATCCACATCAACATGCCTGGAACGGTGCCACAGGACGTGCTCCGGCACCTTCGCAACTTCGACCCGGCGCCCCGCAGCCTCTCCGACCGCGAGAAGGTCGCCTACGACCGGCTGCTGCACTTCTATCGCGACGGCTTCGGCTACGCCGCGATGATGAACCAGAGTGCGCAGACCATCGGGTACGCCCTCGCCGACTCTCCGGTCGCCATGGCGGCGTACTACTACGACAAGTTCGCGGAGTGGACCGACTCCGGTGGCAAGCCGGAGAAGGTCCTGACCTACGACGAAATGCTCGACGCCATCTCGCTCTACTGGTTCACCAACACCGGTGCGTCCTCGTCGCGGCTGTACTGGGAGGGCGCGCAAGCGGGCGGTGGTCCCTTCGACGCCTTCGACATTCCTACCCTGCCCGTCGCGGTCACGGTGTTCCCGGGCGAGATCTACCGCGCGCCCCGCAGCTGGGGCGAGAAGGCCTTCGGCAATCTCGTGCACTGGAACGAAGTCGACAAGGGCGGCCACTTCGCCGCATGGGAGCAGCCGGAGCTGCTGTCGCGAGAGATCCGCACGGCCTTCAGGTCACTGCGTTAG
- a CDS encoding SDR family oxidoreductase has translation MEIKGAVALVTGANRGIGRAFARALLDQGAGKVYAAARNPAAVTDADVVPLRLDVTDANSVAAAAELADDVSIVINNAGVGAPGTQLLTGPFDGARQAMDVNYFGTWAVARAFAPVLARKGGGAVVNMLSLASWVGQPQFPGYAASKAAQWSLTDALRKGLHAQGTLVIGVHTGFVDTDLSAWTDAPKISPELVAALTMDALKHDRLEVLADEQTRAAKAALSTPMDKRSDQ, from the coding sequence ATGGAGATCAAGGGAGCAGTCGCTCTGGTGACGGGAGCCAATCGCGGCATCGGTCGCGCCTTCGCCCGGGCCCTGCTGGACCAGGGGGCCGGGAAGGTGTACGCGGCCGCGCGAAACCCGGCCGCCGTGACGGATGCCGACGTCGTGCCGCTGCGACTTGACGTCACCGATGCGAACAGTGTTGCCGCCGCCGCGGAGCTGGCGGACGACGTCTCCATCGTGATCAACAACGCGGGTGTCGGTGCACCCGGTACCCAGCTTCTGACCGGCCCTTTCGACGGCGCCCGACAGGCCATGGATGTCAACTACTTCGGCACCTGGGCGGTGGCCCGGGCCTTCGCACCCGTCCTGGCCCGCAAGGGAGGGGGCGCCGTCGTCAACATGCTCTCGCTGGCGTCCTGGGTCGGTCAGCCCCAGTTCCCCGGTTACGCGGCGTCCAAGGCCGCGCAGTGGTCTCTGACAGACGCTCTGCGCAAGGGCCTGCACGCCCAGGGCACCCTGGTGATCGGAGTGCACACCGGGTTCGTGGACACCGACCTCAGTGCCTGGACCGACGCCCCGAAGATCAGTCCTGAGCTGGTGGCCGCCTTGACCATGGACGCGCTGAAGCACGACCGGCTCGAAGTCCTGGCGGACGAGCAGACTCGAGCCGCCAAGGCCGCTCTCTCGACGCCCATGGACAAACGATCGGACCAATGA
- a CDS encoding DsbA family protein: MNTAETSAASPSTVEFWFDPVCPWTWLTSRWMLEVAALRPVRVSWNVMSLSVLNENRLDELPERIRVLMGEAWAPVRVLTAARLQHGPEVLEPLYTALGTRYHLRQQPKDRATLEAALRDVGLPVGLADEGDGDRYDDELRASHHRGITLVGQDVGSPIIAVPGPDEAGDPVAFFGPVVSPAPRGAVAARLWDGVLAAATTPGFYEIKRTRAGSPDFG, translated from the coding sequence TTGAACACAGCCGAGACCTCAGCCGCATCGCCCAGCACCGTGGAGTTCTGGTTCGATCCCGTATGTCCGTGGACCTGGCTGACCTCCCGCTGGATGCTGGAAGTGGCCGCGCTCCGGCCCGTCCGGGTGTCCTGGAACGTCATGAGCCTCTCCGTCCTGAACGAGAACCGGCTGGACGAGCTGCCGGAACGCATCCGCGTCCTGATGGGCGAGGCCTGGGCGCCGGTGAGGGTCCTGACCGCCGCGAGACTGCAGCACGGTCCCGAGGTGCTCGAACCCCTCTACACCGCGCTCGGTACCCGCTACCACCTTCGACAGCAGCCCAAGGACCGGGCGACGCTGGAGGCCGCCCTGCGGGACGTGGGACTGCCCGTGGGCCTTGCCGACGAGGGCGACGGGGACCGGTACGACGATGAGCTGCGTGCGTCTCACCACAGGGGCATCACCCTGGTCGGCCAGGACGTCGGCAGCCCGATCATCGCCGTTCCCGGACCCGATGAGGCCGGCGACCCGGTCGCGTTCTTCGGGCCCGTCGTGAGTCCCGCGCCCAGAGGAGCGGTGGCGGCGCGATTGTGGGACGGTGTGCTCGCCGCAGCTACCACGCCGGGCTTCTACGAGATCAAGCGCACACGGGCAGGCAGCCCGGATTTCGGCTGA
- a CDS encoding D-cysteine desulfhydrase family protein — MTSLSDVSRPVRLGTWPTPLEPMPRLAESLGLGAEDLWIKRDDLVGLGGGGNKIRKLEWLCGAAVAEGATHLVTTGAPQSNHARLTAAAGARLGLETVLVLAGTPDIAAQGNLALDALFGATCVWAGAVDGPALTAAAEEVASRLRAEGALPAVIPFGGSSALGARGYASCGHELLMQDPGLDTVVVAVGSGGTMAGLVHALGARRVLGVHCGAVSDPAGAVATLASELSGAPLAPDSLRLRMDQVGESYSTLAAPVMDAMNRTARSEGIALDPVYTGRAVAGLIAAVADGDITPGRRTVFLHTGGLPGLFGHSGALEATAADLASRSLTP, encoded by the coding sequence CTCGGTCTCGGTGCCGAAGACCTGTGGATCAAGCGCGACGACCTCGTGGGGCTGGGCGGCGGCGGCAACAAGATCCGCAAGCTCGAGTGGCTGTGCGGTGCGGCGGTCGCCGAGGGAGCCACCCATCTGGTGACGACCGGCGCGCCCCAGAGCAACCACGCCCGGCTGACCGCGGCCGCCGGTGCGCGTCTCGGCCTGGAGACCGTGCTGGTGCTGGCGGGTACTCCCGACATCGCGGCCCAGGGCAACCTCGCCCTGGACGCGCTGTTCGGCGCGACCTGCGTGTGGGCCGGCGCCGTCGACGGTCCGGCACTCACCGCCGCGGCCGAGGAGGTCGCCTCACGGCTGCGGGCCGAGGGAGCCCTGCCGGCCGTCATCCCCTTCGGTGGCTCCAGCGCGCTGGGAGCCCGCGGTTACGCCTCCTGTGGCCACGAGTTGCTCATGCAGGACCCCGGCCTGGACACCGTGGTCGTCGCCGTGGGGTCCGGCGGCACCATGGCCGGTCTCGTGCACGCGCTCGGCGCCCGGCGGGTTCTCGGCGTCCACTGCGGTGCGGTGAGCGATCCAGCCGGAGCCGTGGCCACACTGGCCTCCGAGTTGTCCGGCGCCCCCCTCGCGCCGGACTCGCTGCGGCTGCGCATGGATCAGGTCGGGGAGAGTTACAGCACGTTGGCCGCACCGGTCATGGACGCCATGAACCGGACCGCTCGCAGCGAGGGGATCGCGCTCGACCCCGTGTACACGGGAAGGGCCGTGGCCGGTCTGATCGCGGCTGTGGCCGACGGCGACATCACGCCCGGCCGGCGCACCGTCTTCCTGCACACCGGCGGCCTGCCCGGTCTGTTCGGGCACTCCGGCGCACTCGAGGCGACCGCGGCCGACCTGGCCTCGCGGAGTCTCACTCCCTGA